A window from Carassius gibelio isolate Cgi1373 ecotype wild population from Czech Republic chromosome B3, carGib1.2-hapl.c, whole genome shotgun sequence encodes these proteins:
- the LOC127953232 gene encoding NAD(P)(+)--arginine ADP-ribosyltransferase 2-like, whose amino-acid sequence MLLIIEALLLISAALGKDHRAAVKGKIFPLDMALDSVDDQYEGCREKMAELVETKYMKRELSNPESDFAHAWKLAVKNHKPPGENLKKKHSIAIYVYTTSGFEVYKKFNEADRKDKREYQYQTYDWYSLHFLLTEAVQILNQTQNKCYDTYRRTKVEFDKDVLNKEVRFGSFTSSSIDRDKGAKIFGTVSCFEIHTCEGAEVSEYSKLPHEKEVLIPPYETFEVTAVRTRSGQKDLWCDTVYTLKSSGKRSDLNCALFKKPAKTLTKYYAEYRIML is encoded by the exons ATGCTGCTGATCATTGAAGCTCTTCTTCTCATTTCAGCTGCTCTAGGAAAG GATCACAGAGCTGCTGTTAAAGGGAAGATATTTCCACTGGATATGGCGCTGGATTCAGTTGATGATCAATATGAGGGCTGTAGAGAGAAAATGGCAGAACTGGTGGAGACAAAATATATGAAGCGAGAATTGTCTAACCCCGAATCTGATTTTGCACATGCTTGGAAACTTGCTGTAAAGAATCACAAGCCACCAGGAGAGAACttgaaaaagaaacattcaaTTGCTATTTATGTGTACACGACTTCAGGTTTTGAGGTATATAAAAAGTTTAATGAAGCTGATCGTAAAGACAAGAGAGAATACCAATACCAAACATACGATTGGTATTCACTTCACTTTCTGTTAACAGAAGCGGTACAGATTctgaaccaaacacaaaataaatgctATGATACTTATCGTCGTACTAAAGTTGAATTTGATAAGGATGTTCTGAACAAAGAGGTTCGTTTTGGCTCATTTACTTCTTCCTCTATTGATCGTGATAAAGGAGCAAAGATTTTTGGAACTGTCTCTTGTTTTGAGATCCACACTTGTGAAGGTGCTGAGGTGTCAGAATATTCCAAGCTTCCTCATGAGAAAGAGGTGCTGATTCCTCCATATGAGACGTTTGAAGTTACTGCTGTCAGAACAAGAAGCGGTCAGAAAGATCTCTGGTGTGACACTGTGTACACTTTGAAAAGCTCTGGTAAGAGAAGTGACCTCAACTGTGCTCTATTCAAGAAACCAGCCAAGACCTTAACAAAATACTATGCTGAGTATAGAATAATGCTTTAA
- the LOC127953235 gene encoding NAD(P)(+)--arginine ADP-ribosyltransferase 2-like isoform X2 — MLLIIEALLLISAALGKDHRAAVKGKIFPLDMALDSVDDLYNGCKEKMAEQVDKEYLKKELRNSVDFEKVWEIGKNKVSKNYFLDKLKTKHKIAIYAYTYIQIDPNLNIYEKFNKDIRYGKQNYPVMKYKWYSLHFLLTEAVQILKKTQNRCFDTFRGTKVTFENDVLNKEVRFGSFTSSSLERSIAKRFGTVSCFVIHTCEGANITKYSMLRHEEEVLIPPYEKFIVTAIRTGTNQKHRGCKTEFVLESTGIRSDLNCALYNQPKP; from the exons ATGCTGCTGATCATTGAAGCTCTTCTTCTCATTTCAGCTGCTCTAGGAAAG GATCACAGAGCTGCTGTTAAAGGGAAGATATTTCCACTGGATATGGCACTGGATTCAGTTGATGACCTTTATAATGGCTGTAAAGAGAAAATGGCAGAGCAGGTGGACAAAGAATATCTGAAGAAGGAACTCAGAAACTCAGTTGATTTTGAAAAGGTTTGGGAAATTGGTAAAAACAAAGTatcaaaaaactattttttagacaaattaaaaacaaaacataaaattgcTATCTATGCGTACACTTACATCCAGATTGAcccaaatttaaatatatatgagaAGTTCAATAAAGACATTCGTTATGGTAAACAAAACTACCCAGTCATGAAATACAAATGGTATTCACTTCACTTTCTGTTAACAGAAGCAGTACAGATTCTGAAGAAAACACAAAATAGATGCTTTGATACTTTTCGCGGTACAAAGGTTACATTTGAGAATGATGTTCTGAACAAAGAGGTTCGATTTGGCTCATTTACATCCTCCTCTCTTGAACGTAGTATAGCAAAACGTTTTGGAACTGTATCTTGTTTTGTAATCCACACTTGTGAAGGAgctaatattacaaaatattctaTGCTTCGTCATGAGGAAGAGGTGTTGATTCCTCCATATGAGAAGTTCATTGTTACTGCTATCAGGACAGGAACAAATCAGAAACATCGCGGGTGTAAGACTGAGTTTGTGTTGGAAAGCACTGGAATAAGAAGTGACCTGAACTGTGCTCTATATAACCAACCAAAACCATAG